The genomic window ACCTCCTTTTTGGCGGTTTGCATGGGATTCCCCCTCGGGTGAGCGTTTAAGCACTTATATCGGCTATGCCGACCCCTGTCAATCCGGGTAGAAAAGCAAAAGGGCTTCCGTTTCTGCCAGAAGCCCTCTTCGCATTCATGGCGGGCGATCTGGGGCTCGAACCCAGGACCTTTGGTTCCGGAGACCAACGCTCTATCCTGCTGAGCTAACCGCCCGTTGTGTGCCGGCAAATGGAAACCGGGTCGGACCGGTGAAATCTCTCCCAGGCCGCACCCGGAGGACACTCTTTAGCACGTCCGGTGAAATATGTGAATACCCTGACGAAAAAATTTTTCAACCCCCTGTTTTGTCCCATTGCGGCGGTTTATCCCTGCCCGGGTCCAAAACGGGCCGTTCCGTATCGGCATACCGGAATCAACCGGCTGAAATGAAAAGAAAATTTTACGGCGATGCCCGAACGGCACGGCCGGGTTTGCTTCGTGCCCGGCGTCCGCATGCGGCGGCAAGGCTGCAACACCCTGAAAGGAATGCAGAAAATGGATGGTGCGGCGTTGTTTGGCCCGCGGCACGCGAGGTGCTCACGAGGGGTGCAAAGAAAACGCGGCACGCCGCCGCCAGGGAGCGAAACGATGAGAAAACCCCTCCGCAAGGAAGATTGCAGGCTGCAGCTGCTCCAGGTCGTCCGGGAGCTTCCCGAGATCAGGCACGAGAAGGTGGAGGAGGTGAGAGCCCGGATTGGGCAGGGCCTCTGCAGCGTCGATGCCGACGTGCTTGCCGAGCGGATGCTGGGCGAGGCCCTCGCGGACGCCCTCCAGAGGTCCCGCAAGCCCCGCCACTGAATCCTGCCCGACGGCTCACAGGGCCAGCTCGCGGACGATCTTCCGCGCCGCGCGGCTCTGGTTCATCGTGCAGATGTGCAGGCCGCAGACCTCGTTGCGGATCAGGTCCCAGGCCTGCTGCTGGGCGTACTCGATGCCGTACTTCTCCACCTCCCCGGGCTTGTCCTTGAGCCAGCAGAGCCTGTCGCCCAGCGCCGGCGGGATCTTCGCCCCGCAGAGCTCCGTGATGCGCAGGATCTGCTTGTAGTTGAGGATGGGGAAGATGCCGGGGATGATGGGCACCCGGATCTTCATCGCCATCGCCCGGTCCCGGAAGCGGTAGAAGTCGTCGTTGCGGAAGAAGAGCTGCGTGATGATGAAGTCGGCCCCGGCGTCCACCTTGCGCTTGAGGTTCTTCAGGTCGTCGTCGAAGCTCGGCGCCTCGGGGTGACCCTCGGGGTATCCCGCCACGCCGACGGAAAAGCCGTTGTGCGCCCGGATGAACTCGACGAGTTCGTTGGCGAACCCGAAGCCCCCCGCGGGACGGACGAACTTCTCCTCGCCCCGGGGCGGGTCGCCGCGCAGGGCGAGGATGTTCTCGATGCCGTTCGCCTTCATGTCCTCGAGGATGCGGGCGATGTCGTCCCGCGTCGAGGCGACGCAGGTGAGGTGGGCGAGAGCCTCGCTGCCGATCTCCTTCTTCACGCGGGCGGCGATCTCGATCGTCTTGTCCCGCGTCCCGCCGCCGGCGCCGTAGGTCACGGAGATGAAGTCGGGGTTGAGCTCCTTGAGCTCGGCGATCGTCGTGAAGAGACTCTCCAGGTTCCCCTCCCGCGCCGGCGGGAAGACCTCGAAGGAGAGCGTTCTCTTTTTCTGCTTGAACAGGTCGCGGATCAGCATCGGGTCTGCCTGTGAAAATTGCCTGTGAAAATGGCACTTCGGGCCGGATCTGTCAATAGATTTTCTGTCATGCCGGTGTTGTGCAACCGCCGGAAATCTGCTAGATTCGGCACGGTTGAGGCATGCCGGTACCGCGATGACCAGACTCTGCAGAGCGATCCTTTCCGCAACCCTGCTCCTGACAGGGCTCATGGCGGCCCCTGCCTGGGGTCTCGTCTACGTCTCCAACATCCGCCACTGGGCGGCGCCGGATTACACGCGCGTCGTCATCGACACGAGCGACGAGACGGCCTATGCCGTCGCGAAGGAGGGCCGGCGGCTGACCCTGACGGTGAAGAACGCCGACATCGCAGAGGACGTGCCCCTGCAGAGCTTCCTGAACAAGCCCGGCATCGAGAAGATCGACGTCACCGCCCTGCCCGACGAGAGCGTGCGCATCGAGATCACCCTCTCGCAGGACGTGGAGGCGAAGGTCTTCAAGCTCAAGAAGTTCCTCGACAAGCCCCACCGCATCGTCATCGACCTTCAATTCCCCGAGGTCGAGGAGAAGGAGAGCCTCAGCCGCCAGGAGGTCAAGAGGCTCCAGAAGGCGAGGATCGTGGTCATCGACGCGGGGCACGGCGGCGAAGACCCCGGCGCCATCGGCAAGATGGGCACGCGGGAGAAGGACGTCGTTCTCAAGATCGCCAGGAAACTCCGGGACAACCTCAACCGGCGCGAGGGTTACCGGGCCTTCCTGACCCGCACGGGCGACTACTACGTGCCGTTCAAGAAGCGGCTCAAGATCGCCCGGGACTACGGGGCCGACGTCTTCGTCAGCATCCACGCCGACGCGGTGCGCAACCGCACGATCCGCGGGGGGTCGGTCTACATCCTCTCCGCGGGCGGCGCGACGAACGAGGCGGCGAGGCTGCTGGCCCGCAAGGAGAACCTCGCAGACGTCATCGGCGGCTGGGCGGGCGACGATGCGATCGACGACAGCGACGTCATCACCCTCGACATGGTGATGACCAACACGATCAACCGCTCCCGCGAGCTCGCGCATCTGACCCTGCGGAGCATGTCGGACATCAACACCCTCAAGTTCAGCCAGGTCCAGGGGGCGCCCTTCCGCGTCCTGAAGCTCCCGGAGATCCCCTCGGTGCTCGTCGAGACGGCCTACATCTCGAACCCCGTCGAGGAGAAGCTGCTGCGGACGCCGGCCTTCCAGGACGAAATGGCAGCCGCCATCGCGAAGGCCATCGTGCAGTTCGTCCCCAACGGGCAGCCGCCGGCACCCGTGCAGCTCGCCCGGGACGAGGAGAGGGCGGTCCCCGCCGCCAGGAAGGAGCCGGCGGCCGATCCGCCGCGCCAGCGGGAGGGCCGTGCCGCCGGGAAGGTGGGGGAGGACGACGCGCCTGCGGTGAAGAAGGCGTCGAAAGCCACGGCCGGTGAGGAGCGGAAGGGCGCTGCCGCCGACCCGGCCCGCGCGAGAAAAAACGGGACGCTCACCTACCGCGTGAAAAAGGGCGACACGCTCGAGAAGATCGCGGCGGCGCACGGCGCGACGGCGGTCGAGATCGCCAGGCTCAACAACTTGAGGCTCAAGGACCCCCTCTGGGTGGACCGCAAGCTCAAGATCCCGGCGCCCCCGGCCAAGGAGGAGGACAAGCCGCAGCCCGAGACCGTCCAATACCGCGTGAAGAAGGGCGACACGCTCGAGGGAATCG from Syntrophaceae bacterium includes these protein-coding regions:
- a CDS encoding flagellar biosynthesis anti-sigma factor FlgM; translation: MRKPLRKEDCRLQLLQVVRELPEIRHEKVEEVRARIGQGLCSVDADVLAERMLGEALADALQRSRKPRH
- a CDS encoding LysM peptidoglycan-binding domain-containing protein translates to MTRLCRAILSATLLLTGLMAAPAWGLVYVSNIRHWAAPDYTRVVIDTSDETAYAVAKEGRRLTLTVKNADIAEDVPLQSFLNKPGIEKIDVTALPDESVRIEITLSQDVEAKVFKLKKFLDKPHRIVIDLQFPEVEEKESLSRQEVKRLQKARIVVIDAGHGGEDPGAIGKMGTREKDVVLKIARKLRDNLNRREGYRAFLTRTGDYYVPFKKRLKIARDYGADVFVSIHADAVRNRTIRGGSVYILSAGGATNEAARLLARKENLADVIGGWAGDDAIDDSDVITLDMVMTNTINRSRELAHLTLRSMSDINTLKFSQVQGAPFRVLKLPEIPSVLVETAYISNPVEEKLLRTPAFQDEMAAAIAKAIVQFVPNGQPPAPVQLARDEERAVPAARKEPAADPPRQREGRAAGKVGEDDAPAVKKASKATAGEERKGAAADPARARKNGTLTYRVKKGDTLEKIAAAHGATAVEIARLNNLRLKDPLWVDRKLKIPAPPAKEEDKPQPETVQYRVKKGDTLEGIALQHHTTVRAIRTLNRLKAGEQPAAGRALRVPVGKPDEELAAEPAPAAKGAAARKPPAAGQAQKTTTYRVRKGDTLEKIAARHDTTAAELARLNNLKPKDPLYVDRRLKVPAVEKEKGRDAPAERKTAKAKRNTTYTVRKGDTLEKIAAKHNTTIAALMKANKIKLHDPLYVNRKLIIPPEEDI
- the metF gene encoding methylenetetrahydrofolate reductase [NAD(P)H], coding for MLIRDLFKQKKRTLSFEVFPPAREGNLESLFTTIAELKELNPDFISVTYGAGGGTRDKTIEIAARVKKEIGSEALAHLTCVASTRDDIARILEDMKANGIENILALRGDPPRGEEKFVRPAGGFGFANELVEFIRAHNGFSVGVAGYPEGHPEAPSFDDDLKNLKRKVDAGADFIITQLFFRNDDFYRFRDRAMAMKIRVPIIPGIFPILNYKQILRITELCGAKIPPALGDRLCWLKDKPGEVEKYGIEYAQQQAWDLIRNEVCGLHICTMNQSRAARKIVRELAL